The Rattus rattus isolate New Zealand chromosome 1, Rrattus_CSIRO_v1, whole genome shotgun sequence genome includes a region encoding these proteins:
- the LOC116891476 gene encoding U1 small nuclear ribonucleoprotein C-like, translating to MPKFYCDYCDTYLTHDSPSVRKTHCSGRKHKENVKDYYQKWMEEQAQSLIDKTTAAFQQGKIPPALFSAPPPAGAMIPPPPSLPGPPQPGMMPAPHMGGPPMMPMMGPPPPGTMPVGPAPGMRPPREGHVPLMPGPWVVRPPTRPIMVPTGPGMTRPDG from the coding sequence ATGCCCAAGTTTTATTGTGACTACTGTGATACGTATCTTACCCACGATTCTCCGTCTGTGAGGAAGACACACTGCAGTGGTCGGAAACACAAAGAGAATGTGAAAGACTATTATCAGAAATGGATGGAAGAACAGGCCCAGAGCCTGATTGACAAAACAACGGCTGCATTTCAACAAGGAAAGATCCCTccagctctgttctctgctccTCCGCCTGCAGGGGCCATGATCCCGCCTCCCCCCAGTCTCCCGGGTCCTCCTCAGCCTGGCATGATGCCTGCACCCCACATGGGAGGCCCTCCCATGATGCCAATGAtgggccctcctcctcctgggacgATGCCTGTGGGACCCGCTCCTGGGATGAGACCACCCAGGGAAGGCCACGTGCCCTTGATGCCCGGGCCTTGGGTAGTGAGGCCTCCCACCCGCCCTATAATGGTGCCCACAGGGCCTGGCATGACCCGGCCAGACGGATAA